The following coding sequences are from one Streptomyces sp. NBC_00536 window:
- a CDS encoding winged helix DNA-binding domain-containing protein, which produces MSRSLPLVTTADRRHRLGRRHCLAPSARAATVPRAADAVVALHATDAATVFLSARARLVDGAPEAIERALYEDVSLVRLLSMRNTLFAVSREFAPYVDSSTARAIALKERRSLLKHLAEDGQGLDAEWLGRAEASALDALDANGPSTGSQLSAAVPALRQKITVGRGKKYEAQTGVTTRVIRLLAADGRIRRDRPRGSWTSSQFRWVHTEPWTHVPAAEARAELARRWLYAYGPATEADLKWWTGWTLTDVRKALAATGTEEVALEGGATALVAAGDAGPETPPEPWAALLPALDPSGMGWADRGFQLDPAHRAALFDYAGNIGPTVWWNGEIVGGWAQRADGEIVWKLLADRGRAAGRAVAAEAGRLAQWVGDARVTPRFRTPLERELVA; this is translated from the coding sequence ATGAGCCGCAGCCTCCCTCTCGTCACCACCGCCGACCGCCGTCACCGGCTCGGCCGTCGGCACTGCCTCGCACCCTCCGCCCGCGCCGCCACGGTGCCCCGGGCGGCGGACGCCGTGGTGGCCCTGCACGCCACGGACGCCGCGACCGTCTTCCTCTCGGCCCGCGCCCGCCTCGTCGACGGCGCGCCCGAGGCCATCGAGCGGGCCCTCTACGAGGACGTGAGCCTCGTCCGGCTGCTCAGCATGCGCAACACCCTCTTCGCCGTCTCCAGGGAGTTCGCCCCCTACGTCGATTCCTCCACCGCGCGGGCGATCGCCCTCAAGGAGCGGCGCAGCCTGCTCAAGCACCTCGCGGAGGACGGTCAGGGGCTGGACGCCGAGTGGCTCGGCCGGGCGGAGGCCTCGGCCCTCGACGCCCTGGATGCCAACGGGCCCTCGACCGGCAGTCAGCTCTCCGCGGCGGTGCCCGCCCTGCGCCAGAAGATCACCGTCGGACGCGGGAAGAAGTACGAGGCGCAGACCGGTGTGACCACCCGGGTGATCCGGCTGCTGGCCGCCGACGGGCGGATCCGCCGGGACCGGCCCCGCGGCTCCTGGACCTCCAGCCAGTTCCGCTGGGTGCACACCGAGCCCTGGACCCACGTCCCGGCCGCCGAGGCGCGCGCCGAGCTGGCCCGCCGCTGGCTGTACGCCTACGGACCGGCCACCGAGGCCGACCTCAAGTGGTGGACCGGATGGACCCTGACCGACGTGCGCAAGGCCCTCGCCGCCACCGGAACCGAAGAGGTCGCTCTCGAGGGCGGCGCCACCGCCCTCGTCGCGGCCGGGGACGCGGGACCCGAGACCCCGCCCGAGCCCTGGGCGGCCCTGCTGCCCGCCCTCGACCCCAGCGGCATGGGCTGGGCCGACCGCGGCTTCCAGCTCGACCCGGCCCACCGGGCCGCCCTCTTCGACTACGCCGGGAACATCGGTCCCACGGTGTGGTGGAACGGCGAGATCGTGGGCGGGTGGGCACAACGCGCCGACGGAGAGATCGTCTGGAAGCTGCTGGCCGACCGGGGCCGCGCCGCCGGGCGAGCGGTCGCCGCGGAGGCCGGGCGGCTCGCCCAGTGGGTGGGCGACGCACGCGTCACCCCGCGCTTTCGCACCCCACTGGAACGCGAACTCGTCGCCTGA
- a CDS encoding GNAT family N-acetyltransferase → MPRLDIRPATEADLPDIVAMLADDPLGATRESPDDLTPYVAALKRLIDDPNQHVVVAVRGDRVVGTLQLTVIPGLSRKGSTRSVIEGVRVHADERGGGLGTRFIEWAIEKSRAENCQLVQLTSDVTRTDAHRFYERLGFAASHVGFKYQL, encoded by the coding sequence CTGCCCCGGCTGGACATCCGGCCCGCCACCGAGGCCGACCTGCCCGACATCGTCGCGATGCTCGCCGACGACCCGCTCGGCGCCACCCGGGAGTCCCCGGACGACCTCACTCCGTACGTCGCGGCCCTCAAGCGGCTCATCGACGACCCGAACCAGCACGTCGTCGTCGCCGTCCGCGGGGACCGGGTGGTCGGCACCCTCCAGCTGACCGTCATCCCGGGCCTGTCCCGCAAGGGCTCCACCCGTTCCGTCATCGAAGGCGTCCGTGTGCACGCCGACGAACGCGGCGGCGGACTGGGCACCCGCTTCATCGAATGGGCGATCGAAAAGTCCCGGGCGGAGAACTGCCAGTTGGTACAGCTCACCTCCGATGTCACCCGTACCGATGCCCACCGGTTCTACGAGCGGCTCGGCTTCGCCGCCTCCCACGTCGGCTTCAAGTACCAGCTCTGA
- a CDS encoding GNAT family N-acetyltransferase → MTPPQLIDPQIRALSLDDLQHCADLSQDRGWPREDHKWGLLLAAGNGYGVDAPDGQGLAAACVVTRYGQTHDTTELAAIGMVLVAERYSRQGLGRRLMAYVCDDVLKGIPLTLNATPYGRPLYEELGFATTGRGEMLKGSFRPDPSVPGTDALPVRPATAEDLPRILRLDAEVFGTDRTHIIARLPAFADRLVVAEDHAGDLVGYAAIWPNMETHVIGPLIARDTSGAQALVTALAATTERPLRTDVDVRHEELRDWLKDRGLESITFNTVMTRDLADLPGDWTRRWAPLTVAAG, encoded by the coding sequence GTGACACCACCACAGCTCATCGATCCACAGATCCGCGCACTGAGCCTGGACGATCTCCAGCACTGCGCCGACCTCTCCCAAGACCGCGGCTGGCCGCGTGAGGACCACAAGTGGGGCCTGCTCCTCGCCGCCGGAAACGGGTACGGAGTCGACGCCCCCGACGGGCAGGGCCTCGCGGCCGCGTGCGTCGTCACCCGGTACGGGCAGACGCACGACACAACGGAACTGGCCGCCATCGGCATGGTCCTCGTCGCCGAGCGGTACTCCCGCCAGGGCCTGGGCCGCCGACTGATGGCGTACGTCTGCGACGACGTCCTCAAGGGCATCCCGCTCACCCTCAACGCCACCCCGTACGGCCGCCCCCTCTACGAGGAACTCGGCTTCGCCACCACGGGCCGGGGCGAGATGCTCAAGGGCAGCTTCCGGCCGGACCCCTCGGTTCCCGGAACGGATGCCCTCCCCGTCCGCCCGGCCACCGCGGAGGACCTCCCGCGGATCCTGCGGCTGGACGCGGAGGTGTTCGGTACCGACCGGACCCACATCATCGCCCGGCTGCCCGCCTTCGCGGACCGGCTGGTCGTCGCCGAGGACCACGCCGGCGACCTCGTCGGATACGCCGCCATCTGGCCCAACATGGAAACCCATGTCATCGGCCCGCTGATCGCGCGCGACACCTCCGGGGCCCAGGCGCTCGTCACGGCCCTCGCGGCGACCACCGAGCGGCCCCTGCGTACGGACGTCGACGTACGCCACGAGGAACTGCGCGACTGGCTCAAGGACCGCGGGCTCGAATCGATCACCTTCAACACCGTCATGACCCGGGACCTCGCGGACCTGCCCGGAGACTGGACCCGCCGGTGGGCCCCGCTCACCGTGGCCGCGGGCTGA
- a CDS encoding HAD family hydrolase — protein sequence MTRLHLFDLDGTLMFGSAAPIEISRQLGLDAEIAELERAFGAREIGPPDFAAGVRALWAELTPAHVRAAFDGAPWIEGIREVWQEIRERGDYCAVVSLSPSFFVELLLEWGAHAAHGSVFPEVPFTRPVDVAGILTPEGKLEVADRLCERFGVSRSDCVVYGDSMTDAVLFGALPVSVAVNARPHVAALATHVYEGRDLRAAYRLAEALLPDVAAS from the coding sequence ATGACGCGTCTGCACCTCTTCGACCTCGACGGCACGCTCATGTTCGGCTCCGCGGCTCCGATCGAGATCTCGCGGCAGCTCGGTCTGGATGCCGAGATCGCCGAGCTGGAGCGGGCCTTCGGCGCGCGGGAGATCGGGCCGCCGGACTTCGCCGCAGGGGTGCGCGCGCTGTGGGCGGAGCTGACACCCGCGCACGTCCGGGCGGCGTTCGACGGGGCGCCGTGGATCGAGGGCATCCGTGAGGTGTGGCAGGAGATCCGGGAGCGCGGGGACTACTGCGCGGTGGTCTCCCTGTCGCCGTCGTTCTTCGTGGAACTCCTGCTGGAGTGGGGTGCGCACGCGGCCCACGGCTCGGTCTTCCCGGAGGTGCCGTTCACCCGCCCCGTGGACGTGGCGGGGATCCTGACCCCGGAGGGCAAGCTGGAGGTGGCGGACCGGCTCTGTGAGCGGTTCGGGGTGAGCCGGAGCGACTGTGTCGTCTACGGGGACTCGATGACCGATGCGGTGCTGTTCGGGGCGCTGCCGGTCTCGGTGGCGGTCAACGCGCGGCCCCACGTGGCGGCCCTCGCGACGCATGTGTACGAGGGCCGGGACCTGCGGGCGGCCTATCGGCTCGCTGAGGCGCTCCTCCCGGACGTCGCGGCATCTTAA
- a CDS encoding globin domain-containing protein — protein MLIRKTLAEVGPVADKVTSYFYALVFTGHPELRSMFPAAMDTQRDRLLKALLTAAEHIDDPRVLAPYLRRLGTGHRKYGTMAGHYPVVGEALIGALARYAERAWGPETEAAWVRAYTAMSQIMIDAAAEDELKSPASWQAEVVSHDLRTPDIAVLTVRPDQPYAFLAGQYTSLETPWWPRVWRHYSFASAPRSDGLLSFHVKAVPAGWVSNALVRHARPGDVLRLGPPAGSMVVDHSTDNGMLCLGGGTGIAPIKALIEDVAGHGERRPMEVFFGARSDDDLYDKDTLLGLQRSHPWLSVRPVVCDGLAGQLPEAAGEHGPWNSYDAFISGPPGMIRSGVDALKRIGIPGDRIRYDAVEELVGASG, from the coding sequence GTGCTCATCCGCAAGACCCTCGCCGAGGTCGGTCCTGTGGCCGATAAGGTCACCTCGTACTTCTACGCCCTGGTCTTCACGGGCCACCCGGAATTACGGTCGATGTTTCCCGCCGCAATGGACACGCAGCGGGACCGGCTGCTGAAGGCCCTGCTCACGGCCGCCGAACACATCGACGATCCACGGGTGCTCGCCCCCTACCTGCGCCGACTGGGCACCGGCCACCGCAAGTACGGCACGATGGCCGGGCACTATCCGGTCGTCGGCGAGGCCCTGATCGGGGCGCTGGCCCGGTACGCGGAGCGGGCCTGGGGACCGGAGACGGAAGCCGCCTGGGTACGGGCGTACACCGCGATGTCCCAGATCATGATCGACGCCGCGGCGGAGGACGAACTGAAGTCGCCCGCGTCGTGGCAGGCCGAGGTGGTCTCGCACGATCTGCGCACCCCGGACATCGCCGTACTGACGGTCCGTCCCGATCAGCCCTACGCCTTCCTCGCGGGCCAGTACACGAGCCTGGAGACCCCGTGGTGGCCAAGGGTGTGGCGGCACTACTCCTTCGCCTCGGCGCCACGCTCCGACGGGCTGCTCTCCTTCCACGTCAAGGCCGTCCCCGCGGGATGGGTCTCCAACGCGCTGGTGCGGCACGCCCGCCCGGGCGATGTGCTGCGACTGGGGCCGCCGGCGGGTTCGATGGTGGTCGACCACAGCACCGACAACGGGATGCTGTGCCTGGGCGGCGGGACGGGCATCGCCCCGATCAAGGCATTGATCGAGGACGTCGCGGGGCACGGCGAGCGCCGCCCGATGGAGGTCTTCTTCGGGGCGCGCAGCGACGACGACCTCTATGACAAGGACACCCTGCTCGGTCTGCAGCGCTCGCACCCGTGGCTGTCGGTGCGGCCCGTGGTGTGCGACGGCTTGGCCGGGCAGCTGCCGGAGGCGGCCGGTGAGCACGGCCCGTGGAACTCGTACGACGCGTTCATCTCGGGTCCGCCGGGGATGATCCGCAGTGGTGTGGACGCCCTCAAGCGGATCGGGATCCCGGGGGACCGGATCCGGTACGACGCCGTCGAGGAGCTGGTGGGGGCCTCCGGCTGA
- a CDS encoding NUDIX hydrolase, translated as MTERPVVKRTARAILLDGDDLILIKRTRPGVDPYWLTPGGGVESTDATVVDALHREVHEELGAKITDVVPCFVDTVEHIAEAGVTGVKVQHFFVCHLESMDTSLRHGPEIDQPEGEYEIVRVPFSRVGIAAVHLVPLSLRHYLDGNIEGVRAMHAPDLG; from the coding sequence ATGACCGAACGTCCTGTGGTCAAACGCACCGCCCGCGCGATCCTGCTCGACGGTGACGATCTGATCCTGATCAAACGCACCAGGCCCGGCGTCGATCCGTACTGGCTCACCCCCGGCGGCGGAGTGGAGTCCACGGACGCCACCGTCGTCGACGCCCTGCACCGAGAAGTCCACGAGGAGCTCGGAGCCAAGATCACTGATGTGGTGCCCTGTTTCGTCGACACCGTCGAGCACATCGCGGAGGCCGGCGTGACCGGCGTCAAGGTGCAGCACTTCTTCGTCTGCCACCTCGAATCGATGGACACCAGCCTGCGCCACGGCCCCGAGATCGACCAGCCCGAAGGCGAGTACGAGATCGTGAGGGTGCCGTTCAGCCGCGTCGGCATCGCCGCCGTCCATCTCGTCCCGCTGTCCCTGCGGCACTACCTCGACGGCAACATCGAGGGCGTCCGCGCCATGCACGCGCCCGACCTGGGCTGA
- a CDS encoding cystathionine gamma-lyase has protein sequence MNPHDRARLGDGTRAVRAGLPDPVKNEPTMPGPVFAAHFHLPGDVEGPYTYGRDTNPTWTLLERAIGELEAPGEEVETVVFASGMAAVSAVLLSQARAGDTVVLPDDGYQALPLVRAQLEAYGVHVRTAPTAGEAQLAVIEGARLLWIETPSNPGLDVCDVRRLAEAAHAGGTLVAVDNTLATPLGQRPLALGADFSVASGTKGLTGHGDVLLGYVSCRDPELAARVRQWRKVVGAIPGPMEAWLAHRSLATLQLRTHRQWDNALAVAEALADRADVTALRYPGLPTDPSHQTATRQMSGHGSVVSFTLPDRAHAERFMSALHLVEDATSFGGVRSTAERRGRWGGDAVPDGFIRFSAGAEDTADLVADVLRALDHAGSGA, from the coding sequence GTGAACCCCCACGACCGCGCACGTCTCGGCGACGGCACCCGGGCCGTACGCGCCGGACTGCCCGATCCCGTCAAGAACGAACCGACCATGCCGGGGCCGGTCTTCGCCGCCCACTTCCACCTGCCCGGCGACGTCGAGGGACCGTACACCTACGGCCGCGACACCAACCCCACCTGGACCCTGCTCGAACGGGCCATCGGGGAACTCGAAGCCCCGGGGGAGGAAGTCGAGACGGTCGTCTTCGCCTCCGGCATGGCGGCGGTCTCCGCCGTCCTGCTCTCCCAGGCCCGTGCCGGGGACACCGTCGTCCTGCCGGACGACGGGTACCAGGCCCTGCCGCTCGTCCGCGCCCAGCTGGAGGCGTACGGGGTCCACGTGCGCACCGCCCCGACCGCCGGGGAAGCCCAGCTCGCGGTGATCGAGGGCGCCAGGCTGCTCTGGATCGAGACCCCGTCCAACCCGGGGCTCGACGTCTGCGACGTACGACGGCTGGCCGAGGCGGCCCACGCGGGCGGCACCCTGGTCGCCGTGGACAACACCCTCGCCACCCCCCTCGGGCAGCGCCCGCTGGCACTCGGCGCGGACTTCTCGGTCGCCAGCGGCACCAAGGGCCTCACCGGTCACGGCGACGTACTCCTCGGATACGTCAGCTGCCGCGACCCGGAACTCGCCGCCCGGGTACGCCAGTGGCGCAAGGTCGTCGGCGCGATCCCGGGCCCCATGGAGGCCTGGCTGGCCCACCGCTCCCTGGCGACCCTGCAACTGCGCACCCACCGGCAGTGGGACAACGCCCTGGCGGTCGCCGAAGCACTGGCGGACCGCGCCGACGTCACCGCCCTGCGCTATCCGGGACTGCCCACCGATCCCTCCCACCAGACGGCGACCCGGCAGATGTCGGGCCACGGCTCGGTGGTCTCCTTCACCCTGCCCGACCGGGCCCACGCCGAACGCTTCATGAGCGCTCTCCATCTGGTGGAGGACGCCACGAGTTTCGGCGGCGTCCGCTCGACGGCCGAGCGGCGCGGCCGGTGGGGCGGCGACGCCGTGCCGGACGGATTCATCCGGTTCTCCGCCGGAGCCGAGGACACCGCGGACCTCGTCGCGGATGTCCTGCGAGCCCTTGATCACGCGGGCTCCGGGGCCTGA
- a CDS encoding low molecular weight protein-tyrosine-phosphatase encodes MAEAVFRAQVAEAGLSGLVEVDSAGTGGWHEGDGADPRTVSVLAVAGYGHGHRARRFHPSWFGRLDLVIALDAGHLRDLRRMAPTPEDAAKVRLLRSYDPAADGLDLDVPDPYYGSPAGFEECLELVEAAGPGLLAAVRTALKEHTP; translated from the coding sequence ATGGCCGAGGCCGTCTTCCGCGCCCAGGTCGCCGAGGCCGGACTGAGCGGCCTGGTCGAGGTCGACAGCGCCGGCACCGGGGGGTGGCACGAGGGCGACGGCGCCGACCCGCGCACCGTCTCCGTGCTGGCGGTCGCCGGATACGGACACGGCCACCGGGCCCGGCGGTTCCACCCCTCGTGGTTCGGCCGCCTTGACCTCGTCATCGCACTCGACGCCGGCCACCTGCGTGACCTGCGCAGGATGGCCCCGACTCCCGAAGACGCCGCCAAGGTCCGGCTGCTGCGGTCGTACGACCCGGCCGCCGACGGCCTCGACCTGGACGTACCGGATCCGTACTACGGCTCCCCCGCCGGGTTCGAGGAGTGCCTTGAACTGGTCGAGGCGGCCGGACCCGGCCTGCTGGCGGCCGTCCGTACCGCGCTGAAGGAGCACACCCCGTGA
- a CDS encoding phage holin family protein: protein MTNFVVKTLANAAALAVAIWLIADITLNDGSSMGHRALTLILVALVFGLVNSIVKPVVKLFSLPLFILTLGLFTLVVNALMLLLTSWLAGKLDLSFHVEGFWTAVVGGLIISIVSWAVNMVLPDKN from the coding sequence ATGACGAATTTCGTAGTCAAGACGCTCGCCAACGCGGCGGCCCTGGCCGTGGCGATCTGGCTGATCGCGGACATCACGCTCAACGACGGCAGCAGCATGGGTCACCGGGCCCTCACCCTGATCCTGGTCGCCCTGGTGTTCGGCCTGGTCAACTCCATCGTCAAGCCCGTGGTGAAGCTGTTCTCGCTGCCCCTGTTCATCCTCACCCTCGGCCTGTTCACCCTGGTCGTGAACGCCCTGATGCTGCTCCTGACGTCCTGGCTGGCCGGCAAGCTGGACCTCAGCTTCCACGTCGAGGGCTTCTGGACGGCCGTGGTCGGCGGCCTGATCATCTCCATCGTCTCCTGGGCCGTGAACATGGTCCTGCCCGACAAGAACTGA
- a CDS encoding cupin domain-containing protein yields MKAFRLDELEAERLANDGAYLQFLRERNMSVGLYALDAGQSDPQQPHAQDEVYFVVSGRASITVGEETTTVARGGVVYVPAGVPHRFHHITEDLKVLVVFSPPEG; encoded by the coding sequence ATGAAGGCATTCCGGCTGGACGAACTGGAGGCCGAGCGATTGGCCAACGACGGGGCCTATCTCCAGTTCCTGCGCGAACGGAATATGTCGGTCGGGCTGTACGCGCTGGACGCCGGACAGAGCGACCCCCAGCAGCCGCATGCGCAGGACGAGGTCTATTTCGTCGTCAGCGGGCGGGCGTCGATCACCGTCGGGGAGGAAACGACGACGGTCGCGCGCGGCGGTGTGGTCTATGTCCCGGCGGGAGTGCCGCACCGCTTCCACCACATCACCGAGGACCTGAAGGTGCTCGTCGTCTTCTCGCCGCCGGAGGGCTGA
- a CDS encoding DUF5326 family protein has protein sequence MRETFAGMPWWVKWVAVPLLALFVFGGALASILGAIIGLIFKVLLFAGLVGGLIFVVKKFTGGGSKSSSSDW, from the coding sequence ATCCGGGAGACATTCGCAGGTATGCCTTGGTGGGTTAAGTGGGTCGCGGTTCCGCTGCTGGCGCTGTTCGTCTTCGGCGGCGCGCTCGCGAGCATCCTCGGCGCCATCATCGGCCTGATCTTCAAGGTGCTGCTCTTCGCCGGTCTCGTCGGCGGTCTCATCTTCGTCGTGAAGAAGTTCACCGGCGGCGGTTCGAAGTCCTCGTCCAGCGATTGGTAG
- a CDS encoding IclR family transcriptional regulator translates to MIGSVQRALRLLEAVGSHSEGAPAKQLAREAGLPLPTAYHLLRTLTHEGYLRRESGVFVLGDAVDRLAGRGLEQKRRTMILDSLAHFREAVGAPVYFAVYREGEIEVVGVSDTPAGRAVEEWAAFRETGHAHAIGQCLLGQLDEKARKDHYDRHPVQPVTPYTVSDMHALEQRIGALGRMQPVTERQEYSLGTVCAAIPITAGDAAATMAISLPLHLEDRLPYAVERLRSEVGALLSSLSFSISI, encoded by the coding sequence CTGATCGGCTCCGTGCAAAGGGCCCTGAGACTGCTCGAAGCGGTGGGTTCCCATAGCGAGGGAGCTCCGGCGAAACAGCTGGCGCGCGAAGCCGGGCTCCCGCTCCCCACCGCGTACCACCTGCTGCGGACCCTGACCCACGAGGGCTATCTGCGCCGTGAGAGCGGGGTCTTCGTCCTCGGTGACGCCGTCGACCGGCTGGCCGGTCGCGGGCTTGAGCAGAAACGTCGCACCATGATCCTCGACTCGCTCGCGCACTTCCGCGAGGCGGTCGGGGCCCCCGTCTACTTCGCGGTCTACCGCGAGGGTGAGATCGAGGTCGTGGGTGTCTCGGACACCCCGGCCGGCCGGGCCGTCGAGGAGTGGGCCGCTTTCCGGGAGACCGGCCATGCGCACGCCATCGGGCAGTGCCTGCTGGGCCAGCTCGACGAGAAGGCGCGCAAGGACCACTACGACCGCCATCCGGTCCAGCCCGTCACCCCGTACACGGTTTCGGACATGCACGCTCTGGAGCAGCGGATCGGCGCGCTCGGCAGGATGCAGCCGGTTACAGAGCGTCAGGAATATTCCCTCGGCACGGTGTGTGCCGCCATCCCGATCACGGCCGGAGATGCCGCCGCGACCATGGCCATTTCGCTTCCGCTGCACTTGGAAGACCGATTGCCCTATGCGGTCGAACGGCTACGGAGTGAAGTAGGCGCGCTGTTGAGCTCCCTCTCGTTCTCTATCAGTATCTGA
- a CDS encoding SsgA family sporulation/cell division regulator, translated as MRESVQAEVMMSFLVSEELSFRIPVELRYDARDPYAVCLTFHLPGDAPVTWAFGRELLLDGINKPCGDGDVHIAPTDPEELSDVHIRLQVGADRALFRASAAPLVAFLDRTDRIVPLGQERNLGDFEGNLEEALDKILADARQNEQNAG; from the coding sequence ATGCGCGAGTCGGTACAGGCAGAGGTCATGATGAGCTTCCTCGTTTCCGAGGAGCTTTCGTTCCGGATCCCGGTGGAACTCCGGTACGACGCACGGGACCCCTACGCGGTGTGTCTGACGTTCCACCTTCCTGGAGATGCGCCCGTGACCTGGGCATTTGGCCGGGAACTGCTCCTCGACGGCATCAACAAGCCATGCGGTGACGGTGATGTGCACATCGCTCCCACCGATCCGGAGGAGCTGTCGGACGTGCACATCCGGCTCCAGGTCGGCGCCGACCGGGCCCTGTTCCGGGCGAGCGCGGCGCCCCTGGTGGCGTTCCTCGACCGCACCGACCGGATCGTGCCGCTCGGTCAGGAGCGCAACCTCGGCGATTTCGAGGGCAACCTCGAGGAGGCGCTGGACAAGATCCTGGCCGACGCCCGGCAGAACGAGCAGAACGCCGGCTGA